Within Portunus trituberculatus isolate SZX2019 chromosome 18, ASM1759143v1, whole genome shotgun sequence, the genomic segment AACTCAGGTGATACCTCGTTACCATTTTCATCATCCATGATATCCTCCATACTAGTGCTATTACCATATTTATGAACAAGGTATCCAGCCAAATATACAACTTTATGCTTAAGGTTATCAGCAGACCTCAAGAGCTCCCGAGTGTCTTGAGGAGTGATCTCGTCAATGAGTTCACTTCGCTCATCTGGAGTTATGGAAGAAGTACAATTCTTGTCGCAATCAAGCACACGAGAACTAGATTCTGGCATAATGTCATGCTTTAGAAGTGTCTGCAAATTTGTAACTTTTGCTGCAGCCATAATGTCAACTACATCAATGTAGAAGTTTCCACCACTTCTTTGCCTGGCTTGACCGAAAAACTTTTCCAAGGCTTCATCCGCGAATATAACAGGAAGAACGTAGTCAAAGTCTTTCTCTGCCAGAAGCAATTTGGCAGCAGCCACATTATTACGTGTAGACACAATGAATGCTTCAGCAGTTTGCTTAGTTAACTTCAGCTTACGACCACTACCTCCTTGCCATGTGCAGGTCAATATAATTTGGCAGGCGTCCTCCAACATAGTGAAAGATGTACAGTCTGCTGTCCAAGGCTGTCTGGATTCGTcacgtagataaaaaaaaaaaaaaaaaaaaccggaaaaGCTGTGGGAGTAAAATGATCTTAAAATTTGAAAATACATAACATATGTCAATTTAAAAAACATCAGGCATGAAGTCTCTC encodes:
- the LOC123505885 gene encoding uncharacterized protein LOC123505885 — encoded protein: MFFKLTYVMYFQILRSFYSHSFSGFFFFFFYLRDESRQPWTADCTSFTMLEDACQIILTCTWQGGSGRKLKLTKQTAEAFIVSTRNNVAAAKLLLAEKDFDYVLPVIFADEALEKFFGQARQRSGGNFYIDVVDIMAAAKVTNLQTLLKHDIMPESSSRVLDCDKNCTSSITPDERSELIDEITPQDTRELLRSADNLKHKVVYLAGYLVHKYGNSTSMEDIMDDENGNEVSPEFLDHLNRGGLSVPTISTVFFVHNAYNLHDMTKMHCRFHFAELLSFLDAPLATNNAACTTLANILLKAQVLNVSDKEKAVRCLGRQEKLSI